A single region of the Geobacillus subterraneus genome encodes:
- the purK gene encoding 5-(carboxyamino)imidazole ribonucleotide synthase, giving the protein MIRAIWRCSKQGENRFENKSWKAVINLTKRRIVPGQTIGIIGGGQLGRMMAIAAREMGFRIAVLDPTPDSPCGQVADVEITAPYHDLDAIAELARVSDVITYEFENIDAQALEWLEANAYVPQGSRLLAVTQDRALEKAAIVEAGLPVAPYREVDGWDELEQAVAMTGFPCVLKTRRGGYDGKGQYVLRGEGDLAKAADLLGLGPCILEGWVPFVKEMSVIVARNLDGETAVFPVAENIHIENILHQTIVPARIPQHIEQRAVRYAKTLATSCSLVGTLAVEMFLTADGDIYINELAPRPHNSGHYTINACATSQFAQHIRAVCNWPLGSTELLKPAVMVNLLGEHVGPAIGQIGALGGAAYLHLYGKHEAKPKRKMGHVTVLADDVEEALRRIESWQIWQDRRLERR; this is encoded by the coding sequence TTGATCCGCGCTATATGGAGGTGCTCAAAGCAAGGAGAGAATCGATTCGAAAACAAGTCGTGGAAAGCAGTGATCAACTTGACTAAGCGGCGGATTGTTCCAGGACAGACGATCGGCATTATTGGCGGAGGGCAACTTGGCCGGATGATGGCCATCGCGGCGCGTGAGATGGGGTTTCGCATCGCCGTGCTGGATCCGACGCCTGATTCCCCGTGCGGGCAAGTGGCCGATGTGGAAATCACCGCGCCGTACCATGATTTGGATGCGATAGCTGAACTGGCGCGCGTGAGCGATGTCATTACGTACGAATTTGAAAATATCGATGCGCAGGCGCTTGAGTGGCTGGAGGCAAACGCCTATGTCCCGCAAGGAAGCCGGCTGCTGGCGGTGACGCAAGACCGGGCGTTGGAGAAAGCGGCGATTGTCGAAGCCGGGTTGCCGGTGGCGCCGTATAGGGAAGTGGACGGATGGGATGAGTTGGAACAGGCCGTTGCCATGACCGGCTTTCCGTGCGTCTTGAAAACGCGGCGCGGCGGTTATGACGGCAAAGGGCAATATGTGCTGCGCGGCGAAGGCGATCTAGCCAAAGCGGCTGATTTGCTTGGGCTTGGCCCATGCATTTTGGAAGGCTGGGTGCCGTTTGTGAAGGAAATGTCGGTCATTGTCGCCCGCAACCTCGATGGTGAGACGGCTGTTTTTCCAGTGGCGGAAAACATTCATATCGAGAACATTTTGCATCAAACGATCGTTCCAGCACGGATCCCGCAACACATCGAGCAGAGGGCGGTCCGTTACGCCAAGACGCTGGCGACATCGTGTTCGCTTGTTGGGACGCTGGCCGTTGAAATGTTTTTGACGGCGGACGGGGATATTTATATTAATGAGTTGGCCCCTAGACCGCACAACTCGGGTCATTATACAATCAATGCATGTGCGACGTCGCAGTTCGCCCAGCACATCCGCGCCGTCTGCAACTGGCCGCTCGGCTCGACGGAGTTGTTGAAGCCGGCTGTGATGGTGAACCTTTTAGGGGAGCACGTCGGACCGGCCATCGGGCAGATCGGGGCGCTCGGCGGCGCAGCCTATCTCCATTTATACGGCAAGCATGAGGCGAAGCCGAAGCGAAAAATGGGCCATGTGACCGTACTGGCGGACGATGTTGAGGAAGCGCTGAGGCGAATCGAGTCGTGGCAAATTTGGCAAGATCGGAGGCTGGAACGAAGATGA
- the purE gene encoding 5-(carboxyamino)imidazole ribonucleotide mutase: protein MSPLVGVIMGSRSDWETMKHACAILEELGVPFEKKVVSAHRTPDEMFRYAETAEERGIKVIIAGAGGAAHLPGMVAAKTTLPVIGVPMQSKALNGLDSLLSIVQMPGGVPVATVAIGKAGATNAGLLAVSIVGLFDPRYMEVLKARRESIRKQVVESSDQLD, encoded by the coding sequence ATGAGCCCGCTAGTTGGGGTGATCATGGGAAGCCGTTCAGATTGGGAAACGATGAAGCACGCCTGTGCGATTCTTGAAGAACTGGGCGTCCCGTTTGAGAAAAAAGTCGTGTCGGCGCACCGGACGCCGGATGAAATGTTCCGGTATGCGGAAACGGCGGAGGAGCGGGGCATTAAGGTGATTATCGCGGGGGCCGGTGGAGCGGCTCATTTGCCGGGGATGGTGGCGGCGAAGACGACGTTGCCGGTCATCGGCGTGCCGATGCAGTCAAAGGCATTGAACGGACTCGATTCGTTATTGTCGATCGTGCAAATGCCAGGCGGCGTGCCGGTGGCGACAGTGGCGATCGGCAAAGCAGGGGCGACGAATGCGGGGCTGCTCGCCGTGTCGATCGTCGGGCTGTTTGATCCGCGCTATATGGAGGTGCTCAAAGCAAGGAGAGAATCGATTCGAAAACAAGTCGTGGAAAGCAGTGATCAACTTGACTAA
- a CDS encoding Hsp20/alpha crystallin family protein has translation MANENPFTPFSDWTKHWQQFFQNDFWGSIQPLLPSSNKSSSGMNIYKKDNELLVVISLPGLEKIEDAEVYVLHKTLEVKATINLNFKGFDLVEEGIFQGRFEKTVPLPFPVKEDRIEATYHNGLLFIHLHRLIPEEPKKKIVIKKGE, from the coding sequence ATGGCCAATGAAAACCCGTTTACACCGTTTTCCGATTGGACAAAGCACTGGCAGCAATTTTTCCAAAACGATTTTTGGGGAAGCATCCAACCGCTGTTGCCATCATCCAATAAATCATCTTCAGGAATGAATATCTACAAAAAAGACAACGAACTGCTCGTCGTCATCAGCCTCCCAGGGCTGGAGAAAATCGAAGATGCGGAAGTGTATGTATTACACAAGACGCTGGAAGTGAAGGCGACGATCAATCTCAACTTTAAAGGGTTTGATTTAGTGGAGGAAGGCATTTTCCAAGGCCGGTTTGAAAAAACCGTCCCATTGCCGTTCCCGGTAAAAGAAGACCGCATCGAGGCGACATACCATAACGGCCTGCTCTTCATCCACTTACACCGACTCATTCCCGAAGAGCCAAAAAAGAAAATAGTCATCAAAAAAGGCGAGTAA
- a CDS encoding NCS2 family permease: MRKYFQFDELGTNYRTEIIAGVTTFLSMAYILFVNPFTLSLGAVKDFPNELRIDQGAVFVATALAAAYGSILMGVLARYPIALAPGMGLNAFFAFTVVLHMGIPWQTALAGVFVSGVIFTILTLTGIREKIIDAIPVELKYAVGAGIGLFITFIGLQNAGIIVNNDATLVGLSDLKDGNTLLAIFGLFITVVLMVKKVNGGVFYGMVITAVVGMIFGLIEVPKQIVGAIPDISPTFGVAIEHLPDIFSWKMLGVVLTFFIVDFFDATGTLLAVANQAGLLKNNKLPRAGKALLVDATAVMVGAVFGTSTTTSYIESSAGVAAGGRSGFSAVVTGILFLLALFFSPLLSVITAPVTAPALIIVGVLMASSIGEIDWKKFEVAVPAFFTLITMPLSYSIATGIAVGFIFYPITMILKGRGKEVHPLLYVLFVVFICYFVFLRE; encoded by the coding sequence GTGAGAAAATATTTTCAATTTGACGAGCTCGGTACAAACTACCGGACGGAGATCATCGCCGGGGTGACGACATTTTTGTCGATGGCGTACATTTTGTTCGTCAACCCGTTTACGTTGTCGCTTGGCGCAGTGAAAGATTTTCCGAATGAACTGCGCATTGATCAAGGGGCAGTATTTGTTGCTACCGCTTTGGCGGCGGCGTATGGGTCGATTTTGATGGGGGTGCTCGCCCGCTATCCAATCGCCCTAGCGCCAGGGATGGGGTTAAACGCCTTTTTCGCCTTTACGGTCGTCTTGCATATGGGGATTCCGTGGCAAACAGCGCTTGCAGGAGTTTTCGTCTCTGGGGTCATTTTTACGATTTTAACGCTGACGGGCATCCGGGAAAAAATTATTGATGCCATCCCGGTTGAGTTGAAATATGCCGTTGGTGCCGGAATCGGGCTGTTCATTACGTTCATCGGCCTGCAAAACGCCGGCATCATTGTGAACAACGACGCGACGTTAGTTGGGTTGAGTGATTTAAAAGATGGCAATACGCTGCTTGCGATTTTCGGTTTGTTTATCACCGTCGTCTTGATGGTGAAAAAAGTGAACGGCGGCGTTTTTTATGGAATGGTCATTACCGCTGTTGTCGGCATGATCTTCGGTTTAATTGAAGTGCCGAAACAAATTGTCGGCGCCATTCCCGATATTTCACCGACGTTCGGCGTCGCGATCGAACACTTGCCGGACATTTTCTCATGGAAAATGCTCGGTGTTGTCTTGACGTTCTTTATCGTTGACTTTTTTGATGCAACCGGCACGCTCCTAGCGGTCGCCAACCAAGCCGGTTTGTTGAAAAACAATAAGCTGCCGCGCGCCGGCAAAGCGCTGCTCGTTGACGCGACGGCTGTCATGGTCGGAGCGGTGTTTGGCACATCGACGACGACGTCATACATCGAATCGTCGGCTGGCGTCGCTGCTGGAGGGCGCTCCGGGTTTTCGGCGGTCGTGACGGGGATTTTGTTCCTGCTTGCTTTGTTCTTCTCGCCGCTGTTAAGCGTCATTACCGCGCCGGTCACTGCGCCAGCGCTCATTATCGTCGGGGTATTGATGGCTTCATCGATCGGTGAAATCGATTGGAAGAAGTTTGAGGTAGCTGTACCGGCGTTCTTTACATTGATTACGATGCCGCTTTCCTACAGCATCGCGACCGGCATCGCCGTCGGCTTCATTTTCTATCCGATCACGATGATTTTGAAAGGCCGCGGAAAAGAAGTGCATCCGTTGTTGTATGTGTTGTTTGTCGTCTTTATTTGTTACTTCGTCTTTTTGCGGGAATAG
- a CDS encoding Glu/Leu/Phe/Val family dehydrogenase, with product MIVTKEDSKENLNPYEVAKKQIETAAEKLGLEPHIVEMLKRPMRVLSVSFPVKMDDGSIQIFEGYRSQHNDALGPTKGGIRFHPDITLDEVKALSMWMSFKCAVVGLPYGGGKGGVICDPRTLSTGELERVSRGFIEAISQIIGPDKDIPAPDVYTNPQIMGWMMDTYSRMNHAFSPGVITGKPLIIGGSKGRNEATARGCVITIQEAMKKLHLPLKGATVAIQGFGNAGRIAAKLLAELGCKIVAVSDSTGAIYDPDGLNLATVEHVKDHQTLLDYGAQYEIEPSQLLELDVDILVPAALENAITAANADRIQAKIIAEAANGPTSPEADQILSGKGIMVIPDILANAGGVTVSYFEWVQNLMNYYWSEEEVNQKLADIMVRSFHAVHETAEQYGTDLRTAAYIISIKRMAEAMKARGWV from the coding sequence ATGATTGTCACAAAAGAAGACTCCAAAGAGAACTTAAACCCGTACGAAGTCGCCAAAAAGCAGATTGAAACCGCAGCGGAAAAACTTGGTTTGGAGCCTCATATCGTTGAAATGTTAAAGCGTCCTATGCGTGTCCTGTCCGTGTCCTTTCCTGTGAAGATGGATGACGGTTCCATTCAAATATTTGAAGGCTACCGTTCCCAACACAACGATGCCTTAGGTCCAACTAAAGGCGGAATCCGATTCCATCCGGATATCACACTAGATGAAGTAAAAGCATTATCGATGTGGATGTCGTTTAAATGTGCGGTTGTCGGCCTTCCTTACGGGGGAGGAAAAGGGGGGGTTATTTGTGATCCGCGAACGCTAAGCACCGGGGAGCTCGAACGAGTCAGCCGCGGATTTATTGAGGCAATTTCGCAAATCATCGGTCCGGATAAGGATATCCCCGCTCCTGATGTATATACAAATCCACAAATCATGGGCTGGATGATGGATACATACAGCCGCATGAATCACGCTTTCTCTCCGGGAGTGATCACCGGAAAACCGCTTATTATTGGTGGTTCAAAAGGTAGAAATGAAGCGACGGCACGCGGCTGTGTCATTACCATTCAGGAAGCGATGAAAAAACTCCATCTGCCATTAAAAGGAGCTACGGTTGCGATCCAGGGATTTGGAAATGCAGGACGCATTGCGGCAAAATTGCTCGCTGAACTCGGATGTAAAATTGTGGCTGTCAGCGATTCAACAGGCGCCATCTATGATCCGGACGGATTAAATCTCGCAACAGTCGAACATGTAAAAGATCACCAAACTTTGCTTGACTATGGTGCCCAATACGAAATCGAGCCATCGCAGTTATTAGAACTCGACGTCGATATTTTAGTTCCAGCCGCCTTGGAAAACGCCATTACCGCTGCCAATGCCGATCGTATCCAGGCAAAAATTATAGCGGAAGCGGCAAACGGGCCAACTTCTCCGGAAGCAGACCAAATTTTGTCGGGCAAAGGCATTATGGTCATTCCCGATATCCTTGCTAATGCGGGCGGCGTCACTGTTTCTTATTTTGAGTGGGTACAAAACTTGATGAACTATTATTGGAGCGAAGAAGAAGTTAATCAGAAACTAGCCGATATCATGGTCCGAAGCTTCCACGCAGTTCACGAAACCGCTGAACAGTACGGGACAGATTTGCGTACTGCTGCTTACATCATTTCAATCAAACGAATGGCAGAAGCTATGAAAGCACGCGGTTGGGTATAA
- the guaA gene encoding glutamine-hydrolyzing GMP synthase, whose product MNQEMIVVLDFGSQYNQLITRRIREFGVYSELHPHTIRAEDIRALNAKGIIFSGGPNSVYDEQAFACDPAIFELGLPILGICYGMQLMAHHLGGKVEKASHREYGKALIQVKNDSLLFRGLPDEQVVWMSHGDLVTAPPSGFIVDATSPSCPIAAMSDERRKWYGVQFHPEVRHSVYGNDVLKRFVFDVCGCRGDWTMENFIDEQVRRIREQVGGKKVLCALSGGVDSSVAAVLVHRAIGDQLTCIFVDHGLLRKGEAESVMKTFREQFHMNVIKVDAKERFLTKLKGVADPEQKRKIIGNEFIYVFDDEAAKLEGIEFLVQGTLYTDIIESGTATAQTIKSHHNVGGLPEDMKFELIEPLNALFKDEVRALGTQLGIPDEIVWRQPFPGPGLGIRVLGEVTEEKLEIVRESDAILREEVKKAGLDREIWQYFTVLPDIRSVGVMGDARTYDYTVAIRAVTSIDGMTADWARVPWDVLERISTRIVNEVPHVNRVVYDITSKPPATIEWE is encoded by the coding sequence ATGAACCAAGAAATGATCGTCGTATTGGACTTCGGAAGCCAATATAACCAACTGATTACCCGCCGCATCCGTGAATTTGGCGTCTACAGCGAACTGCACCCGCACACGATTCGTGCAGAAGACATCCGCGCGTTGAACGCCAAAGGGATCATTTTTTCCGGCGGCCCGAACAGTGTATATGATGAACAAGCGTTTGCGTGCGATCCGGCAATTTTCGAGCTTGGGCTGCCGATTTTAGGGATTTGTTACGGGATGCAACTGATGGCGCACCACTTAGGCGGCAAGGTGGAAAAGGCGTCACACCGCGAATACGGAAAAGCGCTCATCCAGGTGAAAAATGACTCGCTGCTATTTCGCGGGCTGCCGGACGAACAAGTTGTCTGGATGAGCCACGGCGATTTAGTGACAGCCCCGCCGTCTGGTTTTATCGTCGATGCGACAAGTCCTTCCTGCCCGATCGCCGCGATGAGTGATGAACGGCGGAAATGGTACGGGGTGCAATTCCATCCGGAAGTACGCCATTCCGTTTATGGGAATGATGTATTGAAGCGGTTTGTCTTCGATGTATGTGGCTGCCGCGGCGACTGGACGATGGAAAATTTCATTGACGAGCAAGTGCGCCGCATTCGTGAGCAAGTCGGCGGAAAAAAAGTGTTGTGCGCCTTAAGCGGCGGGGTCGATTCATCGGTCGCTGCTGTATTGGTGCATCGCGCCATCGGTGATCAGCTCACATGCATTTTTGTTGACCACGGCCTTCTTCGCAAAGGCGAAGCGGAAAGCGTCATGAAAACGTTCCGCGAGCAGTTTCACATGAACGTTATTAAGGTCGACGCGAAGGAGCGCTTTTTGACAAAATTAAAAGGGGTCGCTGACCCGGAACAAAAGCGGAAAATTATCGGCAACGAATTTATTTATGTGTTTGACGATGAAGCAGCCAAACTCGAAGGCATTGAATTTTTAGTGCAAGGCACGCTTTATACGGACATTATTGAAAGCGGCACGGCGACGGCGCAAACGATCAAATCGCACCATAACGTCGGCGGTTTGCCGGAAGATATGAAATTTGAATTGATCGAGCCGCTCAATGCGCTATTTAAAGATGAAGTGCGCGCACTGGGCACCCAATTAGGAATTCCGGACGAAATTGTCTGGCGTCAGCCATTTCCGGGACCTGGCCTTGGCATCCGCGTCCTTGGCGAGGTGACGGAAGAAAAATTGGAAATCGTCCGTGAATCGGATGCGATTTTGCGGGAAGAAGTGAAAAAAGCCGGGCTTGACCGTGAAATTTGGCAATACTTCACGGTTCTCCCTGACATCCGCAGCGTCGGGGTAATGGGGGATGCCCGCACGTACGATTATACGGTTGCCATTCGCGCCGTGACATCGATCGATGGGATGACCGCCGATTGGGCCCGCGTTCCGTGGGATGTGCTGGAACGCATTTCAACGCGCATCGTGAACGAAGTGCCGCACGTCAACCGCGTCGTCTACGACATTACAAGCAAACCGCCAGCTACGATCGAGTGGGAGTAA
- the purB gene encoding adenylosuccinate lyase, protein MIERYTRPEMGAIWTEENRFKAWLEVELLACEAWAELGVIPKEDVRRLREHASFDIRRIKEIEEETRHDVVAFTRAVSETLGEERKWVHYGLTSTDVVDTALGYLLKQANAILRRDLENFIQVLKEKAREHKYTVMMGRTHGVHAEPTTFGLKLALWYAEMLRNLERFEQAAKMVEVGKISGAVGTYANIDPFVEQYVCEKLGLTPAPISTQTLQRDRHAYYMATLALIATSIEKFAVEIRGLQKSEVREVEEFFAKGQKGSSAMPHKRNPIGSENMTGMARVIRGYMVTAYENVPLWHERDISHSSAERIILPDATIALNYMLNRFANIVKNLLVYPENMKKNMERTFGLIYSQRVLLALIDKGMAREEAYDLVQPKAMEAWERQVPFRSLLEADERITSQLTKEELDDCFDYRHHLKHVDTIFARLGLE, encoded by the coding sequence ATGATTGAACGCTACACGAGACCGGAAATGGGAGCCATTTGGACGGAGGAAAACCGCTTTAAGGCGTGGCTTGAGGTGGAGTTGCTTGCCTGCGAAGCGTGGGCCGAACTTGGCGTCATTCCGAAAGAGGACGTCCGCCGCTTGCGGGAACACGCGTCGTTTGACATCCGCCGCATTAAGGAAATCGAAGAAGAAACGCGCCACGATGTCGTCGCCTTCACCCGCGCCGTTTCTGAGACGCTTGGGGAAGAACGAAAATGGGTGCATTATGGTCTCACGTCGACCGATGTCGTCGATACGGCGCTCGGCTACTTGTTAAAGCAGGCGAACGCGATTTTGCGGCGCGATTTGGAAAACTTCATTCAAGTATTGAAAGAGAAAGCGCGCGAACATAAATATACGGTCATGATGGGGCGCACGCACGGCGTTCATGCCGAACCGACGACGTTCGGGCTGAAGCTGGCGCTTTGGTATGCCGAAATGCTCCGGAATTTGGAGCGGTTTGAACAAGCAGCCAAGATGGTGGAAGTCGGGAAAATTTCCGGAGCGGTCGGCACGTATGCCAACATTGACCCGTTTGTCGAGCAATATGTGTGCGAGAAGCTCGGACTGACGCCGGCGCCGATTTCGACGCAGACGCTGCAGCGCGACCGCCACGCTTACTATATGGCGACGCTCGCGCTCATCGCGACATCGATTGAAAAATTTGCTGTGGAAATTCGCGGCTTGCAAAAAAGTGAAGTGCGTGAAGTCGAGGAGTTTTTTGCCAAAGGGCAAAAAGGTTCGTCAGCGATGCCGCATAAGCGCAATCCGATCGGTTCGGAAAATATGACCGGCATGGCGCGCGTCATTCGCGGGTATATGGTGACGGCTTATGAAAATGTGCCGCTTTGGCATGAGCGCGACATCTCGCATTCGTCGGCCGAGCGCATCATTTTGCCGGATGCGACGATCGCGTTGAACTATATGTTGAACCGGTTCGCTAACATTGTGAAAAACCTGCTGGTGTATCCGGAAAATATGAAGAAAAATATGGAGCGCACGTTCGGGCTCATTTACTCGCAACGCGTGTTGCTTGCTTTGATTGACAAAGGGATGGCGCGCGAGGAAGCGTACGATTTGGTGCAACCGAAAGCGATGGAAGCGTGGGAGCGACAAGTGCCGTTCCGCTCGCTGCTTGAGGCGGATGAGCGGATTACGAGCCAGTTGACGAAGGAAGAGCTCGACGATTGCTTTGATTACCGCCACCATTTGAAACACGTCGATACGATTTTTGCCCGCTTAGGATTAGAGTAA
- a CDS encoding transglutaminase TgpA family protein: MKQKAENMVSAALPNVLAAWLLTEWLWPLGTVTDTAHIGTFAIFVVICFLFYALRVPIWLSVLGKISFIWRALSEWFDDQSIPNIVRTFWDSGAAWLVGDRPSSMPDAAVRTLAFFVLLWAASFVWHWLIVRRNRWFVPYALTVGYIAVLDTFFPYSGNKAVVRLVALGFFAFAWLHGERLRAKGRDFHIGKWRAAALSIPAIAVAAGYIGPKLPPQWPDPVAFIHSYAADSREELDTEGTTSVKKIGYGQNDSRLGGPFIADDTVVFMAKDEGRHYWRVETKDVYTGKGWEVFQSEQVQSFRNGMPMEYEWWSEKVNATEQTAEITRQDQAFHLVYPLGLQQVQTSDHIVYRMHMATEKIYTTDVNANALPVRRYMLTYMEPDFPIEALRAAPPVQDAAFLKRYTQLPDTLPRRVRDLARQITEGKETVYDQVKAIEQYFHMNGYAYETTDVAVPGANQDYVDQFLFETKQGYCDNFSTSMVVLVRSLGIPARWVKGYTSGRWVGEQNGAGLYEVRNNDAHSWVEVYFEGVGWVPFEPTQGFVNPYAFSLPASNEEQQAPPLQPEQQETPRVPLEQLIEPSSPEQDPHWWEKLAGIWSWKAVLSVFAMLAAWGGTIYATRRKWWPRLTLLRFRRRQVDGSEWLVPAYLALLRQLHDYGLRRKEDETLRQYAIQVDRLFETDEMERLTKSYEQAIYGANSSRIDIREARQLWENLIKRTIS, translated from the coding sequence ATGAAACAGAAGGCGGAGAACATGGTATCCGCCGCGTTGCCGAACGTTTTGGCGGCTTGGCTGCTCACGGAATGGCTTTGGCCGCTTGGCACAGTGACGGACACGGCGCATATCGGGACATTCGCGATATTTGTGGTCATTTGTTTTCTCTTTTATGCGCTGCGTGTTCCCATCTGGCTTTCTGTCCTTGGCAAAATCAGCTTTATATGGAGGGCGCTCTCTGAATGGTTTGACGATCAGTCGATTCCGAACATCGTGCGCACCTTTTGGGATAGCGGCGCCGCCTGGCTTGTCGGTGACAGGCCATCATCAATGCCGGACGCTGCAGTGCGCACCCTTGCTTTCTTTGTGCTTCTATGGGCGGCTTCGTTTGTTTGGCACTGGCTTATCGTGCGGCGAAACCGGTGGTTTGTTCCTTATGCGCTCACGGTTGGCTATATTGCCGTGTTGGATACGTTTTTCCCTTACAGTGGAAACAAAGCGGTTGTTCGCCTTGTGGCGCTCGGTTTTTTCGCCTTCGCTTGGCTGCATGGAGAGCGGCTGCGGGCAAAAGGCAGAGATTTTCATATTGGAAAATGGCGGGCGGCGGCGCTATCTATTCCCGCCATTGCCGTCGCCGCCGGATATATCGGGCCGAAACTGCCGCCGCAATGGCCGGACCCAGTCGCGTTTATTCATAGCTATGCCGCTGACTCTAGAGAGGAGCTTGATACGGAAGGAACGACTAGCGTCAAGAAAATCGGCTACGGACAAAATGACTCGCGCCTCGGCGGACCGTTTATTGCCGATGATACGGTGGTGTTCATGGCCAAAGACGAGGGCCGCCATTATTGGCGGGTAGAAACGAAAGATGTTTACACCGGAAAAGGGTGGGAAGTGTTCCAAAGCGAACAAGTGCAATCGTTTAGAAACGGGATGCCAATGGAGTATGAATGGTGGAGCGAAAAAGTGAATGCAACGGAACAGACAGCGGAAATCACCCGTCAAGACCAAGCGTTCCATCTCGTGTATCCGCTCGGTTTGCAACAGGTGCAAACGTCCGATCACATTGTCTACCGCATGCATATGGCGACAGAAAAGATTTATACGACCGATGTGAATGCGAACGCGCTTCCTGTTCGTCGGTATATGCTTACGTACATGGAGCCGGACTTTCCAATTGAAGCATTGCGGGCCGCGCCCCCAGTCCAAGACGCTGCCTTTCTAAAGCGCTATACGCAGCTGCCGGATACGCTTCCGCGGCGGGTGCGCGATTTGGCGAGGCAAATCACCGAAGGAAAAGAGACGGTATACGATCAAGTGAAAGCCATCGAACAGTACTTCCATATGAACGGATATGCGTACGAAACGACAGATGTTGCTGTTCCAGGCGCCAATCAAGACTATGTCGACCAGTTTTTGTTTGAAACGAAACAAGGGTATTGCGACAACTTTTCCACCTCAATGGTCGTGCTCGTTCGAAGTCTAGGGATCCCCGCGCGTTGGGTGAAAGGCTATACATCAGGGCGGTGGGTCGGGGAGCAAAATGGAGCCGGGCTTTATGAAGTGCGAAACAACGACGCGCATTCCTGGGTCGAAGTATACTTTGAAGGCGTCGGCTGGGTGCCGTTTGAGCCCACACAAGGGTTTGTCAACCCGTATGCCTTTTCGCTTCCTGCTTCCAATGAAGAGCAACAGGCGCCGCCACTGCAACCGGAACAGCAGGAAACGCCGCGCGTGCCGCTCGAACAATTGATTGAACCATCGTCGCCGGAGCAAGACCCCCATTGGTGGGAGAAGCTAGCCGGCATCTGGTCATGGAAAGCGGTGCTGAGCGTGTTCGCTATGCTGGCCGCATGGGGTGGAACGATTTACGCGACAAGACGAAAATGGTGGCCGCGCCTTACGCTCCTTCGTTTTCGCCGCCGCCAAGTTGACGGGTCGGAATGGCTTGTCCCTGCTTACTTGGCGTTGTTGCGTCAGCTGCATGACTACGGGCTGAGGCGAAAAGAAGATGAAACGTTGCGGCAGTACGCCATTCAAGTGGATCGTTTATTTGAAACCGATGAAATGGAACGGCTGACAAAATCGTATGAACAAGCGATCTACGGGGCAAACAGCAGCCGGATCGACATCCGTGAGGCGCGCCAATTGTGGGAAAATTTAATAAAAAGGACGATCTCTTGA